The genome window CGAATCGAGGAGGAACCGCTGGCGGTCGCCGAACGCCTCGCGGCCAACGAACCGGACGCACTGGCAGCGGTGAAAGCGCGGATGCGAGACCGGCGGGGGAGAGACGCACAGGAGGCCGCAGAGGCGGAGGCGTTCGGCGACCTCGTGCGGGCGCACGCCGCCGACATCGCGGCGGACAGAGGGTGAGATTACAACTCCAGCGCGTCGGGCGCGGGCGGCATCGACCGCTTGTGAGCGCTCTGAGCGACCAACTGTTCGACGCGCGCTATCTGTGATTCGGTCACGTCGAGGTGCCGCGCCGTCGCCGCCGTCGACAGCGGGCCGTCGACGTGCAGCGCGAGAATCGCGTCGAGCGCGTCGTAGCTGATGCCCATCTCCTCTTCGTCAGTTTGTTCGAGCCACATCTCGGCGGAGGGCGTCTTCGTCACGAGGTCCTCGGGGACGCCGACGTGGGCGGCGAGCTGGCGAACCTGCTGTTTGTATAGGTTGCCGATGGGGTTGCAGTCGACGGCCTGGTCGCCGTACTTGGTGAAGTAACCGGTCATCGCCTCGCTGCGGTTGCCCGTCCCCAGGACGATTCGGTTCTTGTGGTTGGCGACGAAGTAGCCCAGCACGCCCCGAGTGCGCACGTAGACGTTCCCGGCGGCCATCCGGTCCTCGGCCGCCTCGGGGAAGGCGGCGAAGAACTGCTCGGCGATGGGCTGAATCTCGATTACGTCGTAGGAGATTTCGAGCATCTGCGCGACGCGCTCGGCGTCGCTCATGTTCTCCTCGGTGTTGACCGAACTCGGCATCACGAGGCCGTGGAGCCCCTCCTCGCCGAGCGCCTCCACGGCGAGGTAGGCGGTCAGCGTGCTGTCGATGCCCCCCGAGAGACCGAGCACCGCGCCCTCTGCGCCGGCGTCGTCGACGACGCTCCGGATGAACGAGACGACGTGTTCGCGCGTCGCTTCGAGTTCCTCGTCGGAGAGGCGGAGGTCCAGCGGTGCAGTGTCGTCGAGAATCGGCGTGTCGCTACTCATCGGGTAGTCGTAGACGCGTCGGTGACTAATAGGCATCTCTTCTCGGGATTTGCTGGACGCACGTCCAGTTCCGCGAAACGCTATCTTGAAGTGTTCCCGTCCGGTACTTTCGGCCGCACTCGACGCAGTGAGCGCCGATGATTCACTGAACGCAGTCCGTCGAGGTACGGTGCGAACGCAGTGAGCGCCGATGGTCCAATGGTAGGACAGTGGCTTCCCAAGCCACCGGTCCGGGTTCGATTCCCGGTCGGCGCACTCCCTTCGGTCGTTTGCCGACCGACGTTCACCTCGCTTCGCTCGGTGAACTCCCAGTCACTCCGTGTACGGCTTCTCGATGTCGGGATCGGCAGTGATGAGCGCGCTGATCCGCCGAGTTATCGCGTCGAACACCGTGATGATGGGCGAGAGCGCCCGCTCGACGAGCCGGATGGGTGACGCGACGCGTAGCGACCAGTTTTCCGCGTTGCCGAGCCCGTAGGCTTTCGGGACGATTTCGCCGAATATCAGGACGAGACAGCTCGTGAGAAGCGTCGTCGCCGCGATAGCCACTCCGGGCGGGAGATAGCTGGCGATGAGAACGGTCACGATACTCGAAATCGCGATGTTCACGACGTTGTTGCCGACCAGCAGCGTCACCAGCAGCCGATGCGGGTCGTCGCGCAACGTCCGAAGCAGTTGCGCGCGGCGGTCTCCCGTCGTCGACTGCTGCTCTACCCACTCCGTCGACAGCGAGAAGATGGCCGTCTCCGAACTCGAAAAGAACGCGCTGCACACGAGCAAGACGCCCGTCGCTACGACTCCGAGAACTGCTACGGTCGAACTCTCCATAGCCCGCTCTTCTAGTCGTGCGTGAAAGAGCCTATCGCCGTCCTCCGTTCGGAGGGTCGACGCGGCCGAGTCCGTGGTGACCTGCACGTGGATCGACGCCGAGGCCGGTCACCGAACGACGAACCCGCGGTCACCGAACGACGTACCCGTCGTCTTTCATCGCCCCGACGACCAACTCGTCGAACGCCGTCGCCATCTCCGGGGCGAGTCGCTCCACCGCGGGGTCCTGGTCGTGGAACTCGACCGTCCGTTCGCCGGCGTCGACGAACCCGTATCGTCGCCCGTACTTCTCGCCGTTGTTGCCGTAGGCGAGGACGGTCACGTAGGGGTCGCGCCCGTCGTATCTCCCGATTTCGTGAACCACCACCGTTGCGAACTCGGTGAGGTTGGTCGCGTAGTTGCCGACGACCAACCCGCGTTCGAGCGTCTCGCGGTCCCACTCGCGGCGCTCGCCGGTTTTGATACTGCGGCCGACGACTCGCTCGGGCGTTATCTCCTCGACCTCCCACTCGTCGATGCGCGCGGAGGCGACGTCGCGGTCGGCGTTCTTGATTCGGTCGCCGACGCGGACGCCGAGATACACCGCCCGTCCGGGTCGCCACTCGACGCGAATCTCGTCGGGGTCGAGGTAGACGCGCGCCTCCTTTCCGGCGATGGTCCGCCGTTCGATTCTCGTATGACTGTCGATGTCTCTCAGCGCCATGGTGTCTCGGAGGCGCGCTGAGGATTTAACCCGCGCGCCGGACCGGTTTCGAGAGTGCCGGGTCCGCGCTGTCGACGTTTCGGCCCGCCGCGCTATCCGAACCACGGCGCACCGGCCGCCTCTCGGCCGCCTCCGTCGACAATCGCTCGAAGCTCCGCCGTCGCCGGCTCGTCGTACCAGAAGCGTCGCCGCCACCACGGACCCTTTCCGGAGTCGTTCGACAGTTCGGTGACGAGGCGGTTCGCCGTCGCCCCCGCCTCGCGCGAACTCAACGGGACGACGCGCTCGAACAGTCTCGACTTCTCGTCGCCTTCGACGAGCACCTTCGCGTCGAACGGGTCGCGCTTGACGTGGGCGTTCTCGGCGAATCGCTCCCGTTCGGTCGACGAGAGCGCCTCGTACTGCTCGCCGGTCACCGCCCGACGAACGCGGAACTCGCCGATGAGGTAGGTCCCCCAGTCGTCGTCGACGACGCGGTCCGAGGTGGGTGCGCCGCCGTGGAGACTCAGCGTCGCGTAGAAGAACAGCGAGTCGCCCGGCGACAGCTCCGAGAGCGGTCCGGCTTTGACGCCGTGCTCGTCGCCGTAGGTGTGCCGCGTCGCGCCGTGAACGCCCGCGAACGCCGGGTCGAGATGGACCGACGTATCGAGCACCGACTCCGGGAGGTCGAAGCCGAACGAGAGGTCGCCGTAGGTCGGCACTCGCTCGCTCGTCCCCGCTCGCTCCGGAATCGGGACGTACTCGAACCGACCGTCCGGATACACCGGTCCGCGGAAGCCGGGGAGGTTCGTGTTCGCGGCGACGTTGATGGCGATACTCCGAGTCACGCCGTCGCTACGGGAGCGCCCGGTAAAGAGTCGTCCGGTCGCTCACCCAAGCCGCTGGGCGCAGTTGCGGCAGAACGTGAACGTCGTGTCCGCTTCGTTCTCGACGCCGCAGTGCGGACAGATGCGCTCTGTCGCCGACTTCCGGAACGCCTCCGTCGTCGCCGCCGACATCGCCGGACTCAGGCTCGCGGCCGCGGTTCGATCGTGGGCCATCTCGCGCTCTGCGGATTCGTCGCCGCTCCCGCCGCGCCGCGCGATTGCGCTGTCGGCCTCGGCGAACGCGCCGCCCTCGCCCCCGAGATATCGGTAGACGAGCAGTTGGAGCACGACCAACCCGAGCACGTACACGAGTATCCATCCCCACAGTGCACGCATACTGTGCTATTTGTCATCATGGGACTTGTGTCTTCGGTTTACTTATAAACGAACGTCGCCGACGGCGCGCCGACAGCCGGCCGTAGTGGAGTCGAGAATAGCGGACGAGGGTCGCCGAGACGCGACGAAAGCGGCTGTCGAGCGAGACGAGTCCGTTCGACCGAATCGGCGGTCGTTACTCCGCTTCGGGGAAAAAGCGGACGACCCTGTCGTCGCCGTCGCGCGGCTCGCCCCGCCCGTCGCGGTTGCTCGTCACGGCGTAGAGGTGGCCGTCCGGACCGGTGAACACCGTCCGGAGCCGACCGAACTCGCCCTCGTACAGGGGTTCGTCTTCGACGACCTCCGTACCGTCGATGCGGAGGCGGCGGAGGTGTTCGCCGGCGAGCGTTCCGAAGAAGAAGTCGCCCTGCCACTCGCGGTACGGACCGTCGTAGAACGTCGCGCTCGCGGGGGCGATGGTCGGGGTGTACTCGGTGATAGCGCCGGTGTACTCGTCGGTGCTCTCGGTGCCGCCGACCTCCGGCCAGCCGTAGTTGTTGCCCGCTTCGAGCACGTTCACCTCGTCGTTCTCGGCGGGGCCGTGTTCCGTCGAGAAGATGGTCCCCTGCCGGAAGGCGAGTCCCTGCGGGTTGCGGTGACCGTAGGTGAACACCTCGTTGTCGAAGGGGTTGTCCGGATGCGGCTCCCCGTCGAACGTCAACCGGAGCACCTTCCCGTTGAGCGAGTCGGTGTCCTGCGCGCGGTCGCGGTCGTTCGCGTCGCCGACGGTGGCCAGGAGGCTGTCCTCGTAGACGGCGAGGCGACCGCCGTCGTGGATGACGTCGCCGGGGATGTCGTCGACGATGGGCTCCCACTCCCAGCCGTTTTCGAGGTCGTGGCGGACGATACGGTTCGTGAACTCGTACTCGCCGCCGGAGTACGTGTGGTACGTGTACGCCGCCGGTTCGTTCGGGTGAAACACCAGCCCCAGGAGGCCGCCCTCGCCGTCCTGGACGACGTCGTCGACGGTGAGCAGTTCCTCGGGGTTGCCCTCCCCGTCGGGGATTCGGACGATTCGCCCGAGGCGCTCGGTGAGGTAGAGGTCGCCGTCGCGCCACGCCGCTCCCCACGGAATCTCCAGCCCCGTGACCACCGTCTCGTGCTGGATGGTCTGCGGCGGCGGGGAGGTGGTCTCGGCGTCGTCCGTCGACGGCTCGGCGGAGTCGTTTCCGGGCGGGTCGGAAGTGGTCGGGTCGTCGAGGCAACCGCCGAGGGCGACGACGCCGGCGAGGCCGAGATAGGTCCGTCGGTTCATAGCCGAATATCTGCTTTCGCTAACCAAAAACTATCGCAAGAAAATCACGTTTCGACGTTCAAACCTCTCCGAACGTCGAGGGCCGAACGCTCGGCTCAGTTCGACGACTCGAAGTCGCGTCCGAACTCGTCGAACACGTCGACACCCTCGGGGAGGTCGTACGGAATCTCGCGCTCGGCCTGTCGGTTCTCGCCGCCGGCCTCCAGCGGTTCGGCTTCGTCCTCCCACCCCGGCTTGATTTTCACGCTCTTCGCGGGCGTGCCGACGGCGACGTGGTGGGCGGGAACGTCACCCTGTACGACCGACCGCGCCCCGACGACGCTGTTCTCGCCGACTCTGCAGCCGGCGCGGACCATCGCGTCGTAGGTGACGCGCGCGTCGTCCTCGACGACGGTGTGGAAGTTCTTCACCGCGGTCTGGTCGACGATGTCGTGGTCGTGGCTGTAGAGGTGGACGCCGTCGGAGATGGAGACGCGATTCCCGATAGTGAGTTTGCCCCGGTCGTCGAGGTGGACGTCGTCGTGGACGACGGTGTTGTCGCCGACGCGGATGTTGTGGCCGTACGTCATCGTGATGCCCTTGAACAGGCGGAGGTTCTCGCCGGCCTCCTCGAACAGGTGGTCGGCGAGCATCTGTCGGAACCGGAGGGCGAACTCCACGTTGTCGGCCATCGGCGTCGCGTCGAACTGCCGCCAGAGCCACTGGAGATGCTTCGAGCGCTTGAACTTCTCCTCGTCCTTCTCGGCGTAGTACTCGGACTCCAACGTCGAGTTACACGGGTCGTACCCCTGCAGGCGGACGCGCTCGGCGTTCGATACGTCTTCGCCCGCCTGCCAGCGCTCGTACGCCTCGCGGTCGCCGTAGAGGTCGATAAGTACGTCTTGGACCACGTCACAGGTGTCCTCCTCGCCGGAGAGTCGTTCGTCAACCTCGTCGATGAAGGCTCGAACTCCTTCCTCGGCCGCGAGGGGGAGCGAGATGTGACGTTTTGTCATCGGACCAATTTGGCTATCATCGCTCAAATCGGTTCGGGTGTGTGCGCGCCGGGTCAGACCACGCGAAACCGGGAGATACACTCTTGTCGAAGCGGATTCTCATCGAAGTCATGCGCAGACGGCGATTCTCGCGGGGCGTCGTTTCGGTCGCGGTCGGCACGGTTCTCGCCGGGTGCACTGACAGTACCGCGACAGATAAGCCGACCGCCGTCGCACACGAGCGGGCACCGCCTTCGGAGAAGTCGAGAAAGGTACTGCTGCAGAACGACGATACCAGTCGCCGTTCTCTCTCGCTCTCCGTCGCGTACGCCGGCGAAACCGTACTACACACCACCTACGAGTTAGAGCCCGCCGA of Haloprofundus halophilus contains these proteins:
- a CDS encoding acyltransferase, with protein sequence MTKRHISLPLAAEEGVRAFIDEVDERLSGEEDTCDVVQDVLIDLYGDREAYERWQAGEDVSNAERVRLQGYDPCNSTLESEYYAEKDEEKFKRSKHLQWLWRQFDATPMADNVEFALRFRQMLADHLFEEAGENLRLFKGITMTYGHNIRVGDNTVVHDDVHLDDRGKLTIGNRVSISDGVHLYSHDHDIVDQTAVKNFHTVVEDDARVTYDAMVRAGCRVGENSVVGARSVVQGDVPAHHVAVGTPAKSVKIKPGWEDEAEPLEAGGENRQAEREIPYDLPEGVDVFDEFGRDFESSN
- a CDS encoding NAD+ synthase; protein product: MSSDTPILDDTAPLDLRLSDEELEATREHVVSFIRSVVDDAGAEGAVLGLSGGIDSTLTAYLAVEALGEEGLHGLVMPSSVNTEENMSDAERVAQMLEISYDVIEIQPIAEQFFAAFPEAAEDRMAAGNVYVRTRGVLGYFVANHKNRIVLGTGNRSEAMTGYFTKYGDQAVDCNPIGNLYKQQVRQLAAHVGVPEDLVTKTPSAEMWLEQTDEEEMGISYDALDAILALHVDGPLSTAATARHLDVTESQIARVEQLVAQSAHKRSMPPAPDALEL
- a CDS encoding PQQ-dependent sugar dehydrogenase; protein product: MNRRTYLGLAGVVALGGCLDDPTTSDPPGNDSAEPSTDDAETTSPPPQTIQHETVVTGLEIPWGAAWRDGDLYLTERLGRIVRIPDGEGNPEELLTVDDVVQDGEGGLLGLVFHPNEPAAYTYHTYSGGEYEFTNRIVRHDLENGWEWEPIVDDIPGDVIHDGGRLAVYEDSLLATVGDANDRDRAQDTDSLNGKVLRLTFDGEPHPDNPFDNEVFTYGHRNPQGLAFRQGTIFSTEHGPAENDEVNVLEAGNNYGWPEVGGTESTDEYTGAITEYTPTIAPASATFYDGPYREWQGDFFFGTLAGEHLRRLRIDGTEVVEDEPLYEGEFGRLRTVFTGPDGHLYAVTSNRDGRGEPRDGDDRVVRFFPEAE
- a CDS encoding CNNM domain-containing protein, whose protein sequence is MESSTVAVLGVVATGVLLVCSAFFSSSETAIFSLSTEWVEQQSTTGDRRAQLLRTLRDDPHRLLVTLLVGNNVVNIAISSIVTVLIASYLPPGVAIAATTLLTSCLVLIFGEIVPKAYGLGNAENWSLRVASPIRLVERALSPIITVFDAITRRISALITADPDIEKPYTE
- a CDS encoding DUF7577 domain-containing protein, translated to MRALWGWILVYVLGLVVLQLLVYRYLGGEGGAFAEADSAIARRGGSGDESAEREMAHDRTAAASLSPAMSAATTEAFRKSATERICPHCGVENEADTTFTFCRNCAQRLG
- a CDS encoding Nmad3 family putative nucleotide modification protein, producing the protein MTRSIAINVAANTNLPGFRGPVYPDGRFEYVPIPERAGTSERVPTYGDLSFGFDLPESVLDTSVHLDPAFAGVHGATRHTYGDEHGVKAGPLSELSPGDSLFFYATLSLHGGAPTSDRVVDDDWGTYLIGEFRVRRAVTGEQYEALSSTERERFAENAHVKRDPFDAKVLVEGDEKSRLFERVVPLSSREAGATANRLVTELSNDSGKGPWWRRRFWYDEPATAELRAIVDGGGREAAGAPWFG